The window GGCCATTCCGAGTGTGCTCATCTCCTGGCCTTAGCCTTTCTGTACTTTTGCCTCTCATTTAAGCTGCAGGACAGTGGCCAACTCACCCGCTGAGCATGAtcaacatttctgtgtttttctatGTGCTTAGACCATTTCTTCTTGCAGTGTCTTTCTCCTTACTATCCTCTGTGTGGATGCTTATTCCCACTTCAGGGCCTGAAATGGTGCTCGACCTTAGGGCTTTCCAGTATCCACTCTCAGAGCTGCTGTGTTCTCATCGCTCTGACTTTAGAATTACACACGGCTCTTTGTAGCATTTACATTGCCTCGTGCTTATTCCTTTATAACTTCATTTACACCAACAGCCCGAGGACTCCTGTTGAGTTGGACTCAACCATTTTCATGCCTTCTGTGTCACCACAGCAACACAGGCAATTGTCTCTTTGGAACTAAGTATCCAaccttcaccccacccccaccctcagcaACAAAATGAGTAGATAGAATTTCCTCAAGACCATCTAACAGAAAGAATATCATACAATTTTAGCCCAAAACTTCTAGTTCCAGCTGCCAAATTCCCACTCGGGTTTTCTGTGTGCTATAATTTTTAAGCATAGTTCTAGCTTCCCAAGAGTTACCTAGGGACTTCACTGAAACATAAATTATAGGTCGTCAACTCTAGAAATTCTAATACTGTAGGCTTGTTTTGGGTCTCGGGAGTCTCTTGCCTTTGAACTGACTCGACTTGAGTGCTAGCACTTCTCATGCTATGCCATCCTGCCATTTCGTCTCATTGAACGATGGCTGTTTCATTCGTCATCTATTTTTTTCATTATGCTGGTGACACATGGGTCCCAGGAGGGTGTTTTCAGGCATCCCCTGAAATTATGAATTGGGCTGAGAATGCCACATCTCCAAACTGTGCATGGAACCCCAACATAGCTCTGCATGACTTTAAGGAAGAGagtataaaataaacacatgGGGAAGCGGTGCTCAGGAAAAGTCAAAATGTTCTGTACAAGGAGAGAGGATGACAGCTGCAGGCCTGAGCTACGATAACAGGGCAGAAGGACACAGAAGTAACGACTCTCCCTGTGGTTTTGTTGTCATATAGCGTTGATGTCTGAAGCGCCTAGGTCTGATCACCATCTAGGCTTAGCCGTATTTATCTGATTACTAAATGGAGTTAATGTCGATGGAGTCTGATCCTTCGGTAAAGTGAGTCTGTAGCTGAAGGAGAGTCCAACATTTAGGTTAAAAGATCCTAACAAGGCACTTGTCACAGCAGGCGGCAACAGGCCTTAAAACGTGAAGGTGAGAGCTGTGGAAATCAGTAAGCTAAATGACTGCATTAGCTGTGGGCATAGGAACCTGACATTTTCATCTCTGAGTATCTTACAGGCAGCTCCACAGAGCAGGGTCTGTTAGAGGCAGAAggcacaaaacaaatacaaactcaTGCCATTAAAAGAGTGTAGCAAAAAATATTTAGGTAAATTATTCATGCATTCTAAAGCTTTAAGGTGACTTTACGGATTTAAAATTGGTAGGGTTCACTGTTCAAAAGACTGCAGGTGTTTATTAAGTGTTTTTATTTCAATGTGACTGTTCATTTAACATTTTCTGAATTAcggttcttttcttccctcctccatctCGGTCTTGATCATGGGCCAGCCCTTGAGGGGAGTTCAGTATAACTAAACTTGTTAAAATAGATTCATTATGATCTCTGAAATAAGCTACTGAAGGTTTATTTTAATTGAGGGTTTGAAAGTTATacttattttttgaaaaattttaatttcGATGAGGGTGAATGTATGACTCAAAGGAGTAAAGCATAACTCAAGCCTgttctttctctacctcttcGTTACATCTAACCAATCCACTCCCAGGCTTGCTTCAGACCACGATTCCTTTTCATGAACTGCAACATGTAACTTACTTTGCCACAACGGTGTTTATGTGAGTCCTCACAAGTCCCAGATATTGGTCAACCTGTGCctacaaagagaaagaaatcatgaGCACACCCAAAGACCACGAGGGCAAAATTTCACAAGAGTGTCTGACCCCACATACAACTTACCTGGTGCTTAACATATACCACAGGTAGAGTAAACATCGAAACCACAGctggagtgaaaaaaaaaaaggaaaagaaaaaaccattAGAACCATCATACCATTAGAGCTTTGAGAAATATCAACAGGGCAAGCTTACAGATTCATTCTGCATAGTCATGAGACTGCAGCATTACTTGGGAAAAAATTGGCATTGTAGATCAAAGATGGCAGGGCATAAGAAAACCAAATATAATGTTATATCTATAGATAATGAGGGTGCCCTGTGCCCTTTCAAGGTAACAGTTGATCCATCCATAGCTGCCACCGAAGATGTATATATCCCAGAGGCAAATTTTGTGATGTGAttggaggaaaaataaaacactgaaaagTCCATTGTTAAATGGCCTACAAGATACTCTCGACTTGGGGGGAGTCTGATGCTTATTCCTAGCAATCCACCGAGAAGCTGGAAGCTGACAGCTATGGAAGCATCGCACCTGGCAGTCCATGGAACCCAGGAGCCCTTACCCATAAGCAGCAGGGTCAGGCCATTGAAGAGTGCGCCAACGTAGGTCAGGAGCCACATGAGGACTGCAAACTGAAGAATGAAAGCCCGTCAGAGAGCCCACCACGACCCCTCTCAAACGGGAGCCGTGTCTTTTCTGAGGTAGGATCTGAATTGTTCTAGCTAACATTTCAACTTTGACCCCTTCAGACTAGAATGAGCCACAACAGGCAATGGATTCTTGGGAAATGATTTTTGACAGGAAGTAAGAGTGCAGAAAGGTGTCTAAAGCTCACCATCCTGGTCCCTTGGAGACCTGGGATCATGCTGCTGTTAAGGGACCCAGTGAAATCAGAGGTTAAGCTAGGCATTTGGCAAGCTGCAGCTCTTGGCTGCTTTACAAGGGCCCAGGGTTTAAGAAgggtttttacatttttaaatggtcAAATTAAATGATAAATGTATTCAATGATTTGTAAGCTTACATTAACTTTAATTTCTAGTGTTCATCAATAAAGTTTTGTTGACACAGTCATAGCCCTTCACTGACGGGCTATCTTTTGCTGTTTTTGTGCTGTAGTTGCCTAAGCTGTGTAGAATAACACCGTCTAAAGCCACAGATGTGCAGGGTAAGAGATGCTGCCAGAAGCTGCAGATATGAGTTGACCTTTACAGAAGCGGTTTGCTGACCTCTGTTCTGGCCCACAATTATTACAAATACAAGCACAGCCGGCAATTGTCATCTCCTGACATGTCTCAGTATTTGTCAATATCCTCTTCCTGGGATGCAGCTTGTAGGTCAGGCCTGCACCCCGCACTTCTTCCTCTGAATCACCATAAACAATTATTCGTCGGTCCCCTGCACGAAGCACTCCTTAAGGACAGGACACTCACACCCACCTCCCCTCCTGCCCCCCCCACTCTGCTCATGGGCTTGCTGAGTTCTGTTTCAGTGACTCGGATTTTTACCAGGAAGTCACAGGGAGGTCCATGCAACCTGTTTAAAGAAACCCAGGAggtcagtgtttctcaacctgtgggtctcaacccccaagaccattggaaaacacagatttttacattgtgactcataacagtagcaaaattacagttatgaaataaaaacaaaaataattttatggttgtggatTACCACAGCGTGAGGATAAAGGGGCACAGCTGTAGGAGGAGTGAAAACCACTACCCTAGAGGGAGTGAGACTACCTGGAAtaaagcctgtgtgtgtgcgtgcgtgtgtgcgtgtgtgcgtgtgtgtgcgcgtgtgtgtgcgtgtgtgtgtgggtctgtgtgtgtgtttgtgtgtgtgggtgtgtgtgcgtgggtctgtgtgtgtatgtgtgtgtgtgtgcgtgcgtgtgtgtgtgtatgtgggtgtgtgtgtgtgcgtgtgtgtatgtgtgggtctgtgtgtgtgtgtgtggtgtgtctatctgtgtgtgtgtgcgtgtgtgcatgtgtgtgtgtgggtctgtgtgggggggggtctgtgtgtgtggtgtgtctatctgtgtgtgtgtgcgtgtgtgtgcgtgtgtgtgtgtgtgtgggtctgtgtgtgtgtgtgtgtgcctatctgtgtgtgtgtgcatgtgtgtgtgcatgtggtgtatctgtctgtttgcgcacgcatgcgcgcgcgcgcgtgtgtgtgtctgtccgtctctctgtgtctgtctgtctgtgtgtgtctgtgtgtatgtatatctgtgtgtctgcctgtgtatgtctgtgtgtgtctggctgtgtgtgtgtgcgtctgtgtgtttgtctgtgtttgttgtgtttgtgtgtgtcagtgtgtgtctgtgtgtgtctgtgtgtctgtatgtatgtgtatgtctgtgtgtgtgtctgtatgggtgtgtttctatgtttgtgttcatatctgtgtgtgtgtgtgtatgtgtgtgtgtgtgtgcctgtgcctgtgcctgtgcctgtgtgtgatgtTCTGTGCTGGGCACGGATCTTCCAATAGATGCTTAACCTGAGTAGTTCTGGGGGGGCTTACTATTAGAATTCTCCAGAGAGCATACATGTTCCTTGAATATTCCTAAACATGATTAATTAGGAGATTGAATCTACATCCTCCCATGTAAAATGTCCAGAATGATCTAACCTAGGTTTGATCCTGGTTCTTCCAAATACAGCTGGGGGACCCTGGATAAATGCCTAAATGTCTCTTCTCGGAGCCAGTTTAGTCCTGTCATCGAGGCGACTACCCTGGATGAGGTTCATGACCCCACACACCTGGAGACGCTCGGACCCTGACTAAAACTTGCTTGGTTGGCTCTGAGCTGTAGCTGCCTACTGTAGTCTTCCCTGAGGGGACCTGGGCTGTAAGGCCAGAGGAGGAAGCACCATACTTTTAAGGAATCCACCAGGTCCTGGACCAGGAAGAGCCTCCGTAGCTCCTTCAGAGTGCTGTTCACGTATAGCTGCAGGCAGTCTGTGTACTTCTGGATCTGCTCCTGGGACAGGGTGATCTCCAGCTCCAGGTAGGCCCTGTCAACAAACCATCCCAAGAGAACGCCATTAGAGGGTTGAACACAGGCTGCTGCACCCCAGGGCCAAGAGAGTGCTAGTCACACTGGGAGGACTGTGGCTGGGTCGCCTCTGAAGGTTATGACTGTTGGCTGTGGGACAACATTCACACGGGCCTTCTGTACACCGGGAGTGCAGGCTTTCTGACCCTCTGGGGGCTTCGTGATTCTATCTACAAGACATGGTATTAAAGGATGAACTGGTAACTCAGAAGCCAGGAAGGACCGAGGAACACTGGTGAAGTCCACTCTTCACTGATTTTACCACACTTGACCTACAAAGGAGTGTCTCCTTTAGATACTGCAGCCACCTGAAAACCCCAGCTGCCAAACTGTTCCTTGACAAACTCTAAGAATTTCTGTTCTAGTTCTGAAGCTGCCCTCCAGATTTCTCTAGAGAACAATGGTAGCTCCAGTGGCCTTATT is drawn from Rattus norvegicus strain BN/NHsdMcwi chromosome 6, GRCr8, whole genome shotgun sequence and contains these coding sequences:
- the Rtn1 gene encoding reticulon-1 isoform X1, coding for MQATADSTKMDCVWSNWKSQAIDLLYWRDIKQTGIVFGSFLLLLFSLTQFSVVSVVAYLALAALSATISFRIYKSVLQAVQKTDEGHPFKAYLELEITLSQEQIQKYTDCLQLYVNSTLKELRRLFLVQDLVDSLKFAVLMWLLTYVGALFNGLTLLLMAVVSMFTLPVVYVKHQAQVDQYLGLVRTHINTVVAKIQAKIPGAKRHAE